CAAAGGAACATCTGAGAACAATGATTCTATGTTGtccaaagaaaacaaagaatcaAGACCTGATGAAGTTGTTAAGGATGCTGATGGAAAAGTATCTGATGACTTGGAAAAGGTTTCAGGTGCTTCTAAGCCTGACATTTCCAGCATAAACAAGTTATCTAATCCTAAGGGAACAGAAGAAGATTTGCAGAGAACAGTTTTTATAAGTAATCTTCCCTTTGAATGTGATAATGAAGAAGTAAAACAACGATTTTCTGGGTTTGGGGAAGTAGAATACTTTGCTCCTGTTCTTCACCAAGTTACCAAGTATGTCACTGTGTTATTTTTCTGTGTCTATTTCACAGGGCATTATTCATTATCTCCTTTTACTCAATGCAGGCGACCAAGAGGAACTGGTTTTCTAAAGTTTAAAACTGTAGAAGCAGCTAATACTGCAATTTCAGCTGCTATTGCTGCTTCCGGGACAGGTATTTTGCTGAAGGGTAGACCGTTGAAAGTTTTAAAGGCTTTGGATAAGAAATCGGCACATGACAAGGAACTGGAGAAAGCAAAAAATGAGGTTAATGACCACCGGAATCTTTACTTGGCAAAGGTTTGTCTTCTCCTTTGTAACTCTTTGTGGAGTAGGCTGTTGAAGCTGATAGATATGCTTAAGATTAACATTTGCATTCAACTAAACTGTAACAGGAGGGACTTATTCTTGAGGGAACTACAGCTGCTGAAGGGGTTTCAGCCAGTGATATGTTAAAACGCCAAGAGTGAGTATTGTGTGGTTTGGAGCGCTGTTGGTATTATTTTAACTCACATCTATCATGTTGGTTATAGTTATTATATGGGCTGCACTTGAGTGACATTTTTAATCTCCAACTCTCAAATTGTTACAATCCTTTGCTAATATGTGCTACTTTTACCCTATGTGAACGTTAGGAGAAAAAACACACTTGTATTGTCTTCTTCTActtgttttcctttttattttcatgtttagtagtttTTGTTGAGAAAAATCACCAGAGGGCTGGAGAAAAGGTCTCTtgaaaagataatatataatttcttgGCACAATCCATTTTGTGTATAGATCCACAAACGAACAAAATGAGCTATAGATTCACAATCCATTTTCAAATATCATCACTCGTACTATTCTGATTTCCGAATGTTATGTTGCATTTGATCTTGCAAATGTGGTGGtttaaattttatcttcttGCTCAAGTGTAATTTCTTCAGCTGGTGTTAGTGCTCAACATTATTTATGGAAATTTCATATAGGTTGGAGAGGAAAAAGAAGACAAAGCTTCAATCTCCAAATTTTCATGTTTCAAGAACTAGACTCATTATCTACAACTTACCCAAGTCAATGAATGAGAAAGAACTCAAGAAGCTTTGCATTGATGCAGTCATCTCCAGAGCTACCAAGCAAAAACCTGTAATTCGGCAGGTTGGTCAAGTAGATCATAACTacaaattgttaattattgtttCTGTAAAGCTTTAATGGTGtcattttacattttaacaaaatatacgTACAATATGCAgataaagtttttgaaaaatgataaGAACGGAAAGGTAGCTCAAGAACGCTATTCACGGGGAGTTGCCTTTGTTGAATTTTCTGAGCATCAGCATGCCCTTGTGGCTCTGAGAGTTCTCAACAATAATCCTGGTGACAACCATTTCTCATAATCTCTGGGAATCATACTATTTTGtactttttatttctgtttGATTTATAGTTTGCTTTCATTGACACTAGAAACATTTGGTGCTGAACATCGACCAATCGTGGAGTTTGCTCTTGATAATGTTCAAACACTTAAACTTCGGAAGGCAAAGCTGCAATTTCAGCAGCAGGCTCCTCAAGATGACAACAATGACATGGAAAATGACAAACCTGGCAAGAAAAAAGATCACAGAGAGGACAGAAAACGAAAGTCTAGAGAGCATGGTGAACCGGCAAAGGAAGCAGTAGTGAATTCAAATGGTGAATCAGGTGATACACTGGCAAATGGAAAATCCAAAAGACAGAAAGGCAACAAAAAGAGCAAAAGGGCACTGAAAGAAAATCCAGAAGCCTTGTCCATGAAGCCAAAGAATATTCAAAATGGCCAGAAAATTGGTGGTGCATCTGTTGAAGATCAAAACACTGCTGCTTCCACTAACAGAAGAAAATCAGGAAACAAAGATGATGATACTGggtttagaaaaagaaagatgcaGAATCAAGAACAAGAAGCAGGGCATAAGGTGGTTTCTAAGAAACGACCTAAGAAGAATAAAGATTCAGTAGGGAAGGACGTAGTAGACAAGCTTGACATGCTAATAGAACAATATAGATCCAAGTTCTCACACAAGGGTTCCCAAGAGAATGGAGAGAAAAAGCCTTCAAAACAGCTTAGGAAATGGTTCCAATCAtagttactttttctttttggttcaTATGAATTTTGTTAGCTGTATTATTCTTTTACTACCTTTGAAAAAGTTTAAGCAATGTAACATTAGTTGCACCATATCTtatgttgtttttcctttttgtccCTACCAAGATTTCAATTGCTGATAATTTTTCTGGAATTTGTTGCTGTTTTTGTGTTTGAGGAACGTGTATGCAAAATATCTAACAGATTAAACCAGCAAAGTATTatttagtattatatatatatatatatatatatatatatatatgtgtgcttaacctttttaatttcattaacaTTTTTCTTCCATCGATGTCATCATGTCTTGCAACTTCATTCTTTTTGTTTCCTTATAGTTTTAGAAGTTTAATTTTTGTGCATTTGGTGAGAAGGTTTTAGATCATTGATTGAttagaaaataagagaaaatgtaCATACAAGGCCTTTAATAATGATGTAATAATTCAATGcgtttaataaaatataaattatcaaaGGAAAAATCTAAATTTAGTTGGAGAATATTAATACAGCATCATAGGTGCATGTAAGTTTGTCATAGAAATTCTTTTGGGATAGtttctaaataattattgtaagagtgaaaaacaattacattaaataatgaATTGTGCTTAGATTATAATGTTAAAACAATTTAGTGAGTGTACTATTTGTTCTAGTTTTTCTGTGTATTAGGAAACGCTATATTAGAGATTTTGAATTTTCCtttcaataaatattgaaacaaatTCTATTTTTTCTAGTTACAAACAGCTATGTGAAAGAAAGTCATAAGCTTAACCTCTAATATTTTCGTTTACTAAAATAAGTTTCAACGAAAATAGTTATGGAAAATAATAGACAAAATCATAAAACTTAGATATGATATTATAACTATATTTCTCCAAGCAAATTTGAAAGTTATCTTTAATCAAATTTAGAGTTTTATCTTACAAATCacggaaaataaagaaaaatattaaattgtatttttaagactttttaaaaaaaatcacaactaATGTTAGCTTAAAAGatcaaatacaaataaaaaataagataataatacataacataaaaaattaatatgatatatgtTCAAGTTATGCTAATGCATATATTGTTCAAATGTTATTCCAAACTTACAACAATagtactttttgtttttaacttattaaagCTAATGTACAAATATTCTTTGGGGAactagtttaaatttttaaacaacgAATCACATCTAACTTATATTAAAAGGTGTTTACggatgataaaacaaaatttagtttgCTTAAACAAAGATTAACTCACCAAATCCAAAATGCTTTCAATATAAATGTATAGAGTTATTTATAGAAAGAAATATACAGTCACTTAAAAATACTCTTTTTAGATACTTCATTTGGcttatttatttgatttcttttcaaCAATTGTCATTTTTCAAAAACACGTTAAATAGGTTATGATTAGATGTAGGTGAAGGGAAGTAACAATTGTCTTTTCTTCTATAGAGtacacttttcaaattttaaacttctatacattttctaattttatttctgtaggtaatatattattatttatatctattgaAATAGcataatttttagttttgttagAATTTGGAAAATTGAATTGTGAGctgatttttgtatttttttcttgattttaaattaattaaaaataaatgtttagagaaaattgaaattagttgtGTATGCTTAATTAATCAGACAAGTAAAAATtagatgaattaatttttttaatatatatatatatatatatatatatatatatatatgataaatacaaatttagaaatacatatattttaaagaaatttaaatcaGCAAAACATTACAgaaattttttatgaaagaataaatattttataagaaagtAATGACATGTTTgtgatatatttgaatttattgagtagtaaaaaatatattattttttaaaagaaattatatataatatataaatttagaaaaaaaattaaataaataaatatttttcgtttcaaactattattatttttataaaattatttctttcctttacttattcatatatatatatatatatatatatatatatatatatatatatatataatttatatttcattaaaaagatTAGTGAggtgtaaaaaaataaaaataaaaaacacaatgtTGAAAATGACAATTGTGATGTAAATTACTTCTATAGAGTACTCTAAATGTGTGTGTGTACAATACagattatttataaagaattcacattaaactttattttaccTTAAATAAGCTTAACTATGTTATATTACTTTTTAGCAAATTACATTATATTCATATAGATTTGGATTTTTATAAGAATCGAAATTTGTCAATTTTTtatctacattttttttacattttaaaagttattctaattattaaaatat
The Vigna angularis cultivar LongXiaoDou No.4 chromosome 5, ASM1680809v1, whole genome shotgun sequence genome window above contains:
- the LOC108340662 gene encoding uncharacterized protein LOC108340662 produces the protein MGKKNKMKENGGKEHCPSTLFVSNLPYSFSNSQLEETFSEIGPVRRCFMVTQKGSAQHRGFGYVQFAVEEDANRAIELKNGMSVEGRKIGVKHAMPRPPREERNSKPNKAGTPDDLVKPKGDDVNDSKSSGTEKHVSVLKEEVQVTSKQKNSKNPMETKKSALCNDVADDGGCSEKQRVARTVIFGGLKDSDMAEEVHSQAREIGTVCSINYPLSRKDLEKHGLMQDGCTMDASSVLYTSVKSARLSVAMLHKKVIRGETIWARQLGGEGSKTQKWKLIVRNLPFKAKDTEIRDMFSSAGYVWDVFIPQKSDTGLSKGFAFVKFTCKQDAENAIQKLNGSKFAKRVIAVDWAVPKKIFSSDTNDTRASEKEEEILSDEDSDEEDVELVDKRSGQGDDNDTNHSSAMVEEGAPPEDNFDKEADVARKVLNNLLGSSSKGTSENNDSMLSKENKESRPDEVVKDADGKVSDDLEKVSGASKPDISSINKLSNPKGTEEDLQRTVFISNLPFECDNEEVKQRFSGFGEVEYFAPVLHQVTKRPRGTGFLKFKTVEAANTAISAAIAASGTGILLKGRPLKVLKALDKKSAHDKELEKAKNEVNDHRNLYLAKEGLILEGTTAAEGVSASDMLKRQELERKKKTKLQSPNFHVSRTRLIIYNLPKSMNEKELKKLCIDAVISRATKQKPVIRQIKFLKNDKNGKVAQERYSRGVAFVEFSEHQHALVALRVLNNNPETFGAEHRPIVEFALDNVQTLKLRKAKLQFQQQAPQDDNNDMENDKPGKKKDHREDRKRKSREHGEPAKEAVVNSNGESGDTLANGKSKRQKGNKKSKRALKENPEALSMKPKNIQNGQKIGGASVEDQNTAASTNRRKSGNKDDDTGFRKRKMQNQEQEAGHKVVSKKRPKKNKDSVGKDVVDKLDMLIEQYRSKFSHKGSQENGEKKPSKQLRKWFQS